One Scleropages formosus chromosome 8, fSclFor1.1, whole genome shotgun sequence DNA window includes the following coding sequences:
- the clec19a gene encoding C-type lectin domain family 19 member A, with protein sequence MLFWNLELALLLMTAPAVSLPATNIRITQALPLQLPDPAQPVSCPLFWTEFEGHCYRFFPLNRTWAEADLYCAEFSNGLRSAKLTSIHSWEENVFVYDLVNSRIPGIPTDIWIGLHDRRQEGTLEWTDGSHYEYSYWDGNQPDDGIHRIPAEEDCVEIWYRPNSALRSWNDNSCEKAFPFVCKIPTLEN encoded by the exons ATGCTCTTCTGGAACCTGGAGCTCGCCCTGCTGCTCATGACAGCTCCCGCGGTGTCACTGCCTGCCACCAACATCAGGATCACGCAAG CCCTACCCCTGCAGCTGCCCGACCCCGCACAGCCGGTCTCCTGCCCCCTATTCTGGACCGAATTCGAGGGCCACTGCTACCGTTTTTTCCCGCTGAACCGCACGTGGGCTGAGGCTGACCTCTACTGCGCCGAATTCTCCAACGGGCTGCGATCGGCCAAGCTCACGTCCATACACAG CTGGGAGGAGAACGTTTTTGTGTACGACCTGGTGAACAGCCGCATACCCGGCATCCCCACGGACATATGGATCGGCCTCCACGACCGCAGACAG GAGGGTACCCTGGAGTGGACCGACGGCTCGCATTACGAGTACAGCTACTGGGATGGGAACCAGCCGGATGATGGGATCCACCGCATCCCCGCCGAGGAGGACTGTGTGGAGATCTGGTACCGGCCGAACAGCG CACTGAGGTCCTGGAATGACAACAGCTGTGAAAAGGCCTTCCCCTTTGTCTGCAAGATCCCCACCCTGGAAAACTAG
- the syt17 gene encoding synaptotagmin-17, with product MAAETPATLDQRSPDSSEVSRSTSNMNRQLSNMETGRPGSPQVDMRPIELCALGSRKVTVQPSVLRKPYALVDGGFQKLEPQLYSVGCKEGTGSGAGGGGDEDVDILTDEELLLRFQLGRLHFGAQYDLVHNHLSVRVIEARDLPPPRQDTTHCNPYVKTCLLPDHKNSRQTGVQRKTQDPVFEESFTFELPFLETQRRTLLLSVVDFDKLSRHCVIGKVVVPLGQVDLVKGGHWWKPLVPSSQNEVELGELLVSLNYLPSAGRLNVDIIRAKQLLQTDMCQGSDPFVKVQLVMGLKLVKTKKTSCKRGTIDPAYNESFSFRVAEEDLGEVSLVFTVYGHNMKSSNDFVGRVVIGRFSTGAPETSHWRRLLRSPRTPVEQWHSLRSRDDCDRVSLASLEVT from the exons ATGGCCGCTGAGACCCCGGCCACCCTTGATCAGCGAAGCCCTGACAGCTCGGAGGTGTCTCGCTCCACCAGCAATATGAACCGCCAGCTGTCTA ATATGGAAACTGGGAGACCTGGATCTCCTCAAGTGGACATGAGGCCCATTGAGTTGTGTGCCCTGGGCTCCAGAAAGGTGACAGTGCAACCCTCTGTTCTGCGTAAGCCTTACGCACTGGTGGATGGTGGCTTCCAGAAGCTGGAGCCTCAGCTATACTCAGTGGGGTGCAAAGAGGGGACTGGCAGTGGGGCCGGGGGAGGTGGTGATGAAGATGTGGACATCCTGACGGacgaggagctgctgctgcggtTCCAGCTGGGGCGCCTGCATTTTGGAGCGCAGTACGACCTCGTCCACAACCACCTGAGCGTGCGTGTCATTGAGGCCCGCGATCTGCCGCCTCCACGGCAGGACACAACGCACTGCAACCCTTACGTGAAGACATGCCTGCTACCTGACCACAAGAACTCACGGCAGACGGGCGTACAGCGCAAGACGCAGGACCCCGTCTTTGAGGAAAGCTTCACCTTCGAGCTGCCCTTCCTGGAGACACAGCGACGCACCCTCCTGCTGTCTGTCGTCGACTTTGACAAGCTTTCCCGCCACTGCGTCATCGGCAAAGTGGTCGTGCCACTTGGGCAGGTCGACTTGGTCAAAGGTGGTCACTGGTGGAAGCCGCTGGTGCCCAGCTCCCAG AACGAGGTGGAGCTGGGTGAGCTGCTGGTGTCCCTCAACTACCTGCCCAGCGCTGGGAGGCTCAACGTTGACATCATTCGCGCCAAGCAGCTCCTGCAGACCGACATGTGTCAGGGTTCAG ATCCCTTTGTCAAAGTTCAGTTGGTGATGGGTCTGAAGCTGGTGAAGACCAAGAAAACATCGTGCAAGAGAGGCACCATCGACCCTGCCTACAACGAGTCCTTCAGCTTTCGGGTCGCCGAGGAGGACCTTGGCGAAGTCAGCCTGGTGTTCACAG TTTATGGCCACAACATGAAAAGCAGCAATGATTTTGTGGGCCGCGTCGTGATTGGTCGGTTTTCCACCGGCGCCCCGGAAACGAGCCACTGGCGTCGCCTGCTGCGCTCCCCACGCACCCCCGTGGAGCAGTGGCACAGCCTGCGGTCCCGCGACGACTGCGACCGCGTGTCCCTTGCCTCCCTGGAGGTAACGTGA